A genomic region of Pseudomonas abietaniphila contains the following coding sequences:
- a CDS encoding MFS transporter has translation MLSKSLPADFADAQAKVGRHRFLILSMIFIVTVVNYADRATMSIAGTGVVKDLGLDPMMLGMIFSAFAWAYALGQIPGGWLLDRFGARRVYGWSLVLWSCFTMAQGTVGWFGLMGASAAMSLFAMRFMLGLVESPAFPANNRIVSCWFPTSERGTASALFNSAQYMAVVLFTPLMAWLTHALGWEHVFLWMGGLGLVLSLFWFALYREPHSDKRLSSKELDYMREGGALVDLELNRKEQKNKATFKEIKQLFTSRTLWAIYLGQYCITALTYFFITWFPIYLIKGRGMTIMEAGWVAALPAICGFSGGVLGGMFSDMLIRRGVHPSVARKTPFLIGMVMSTVLVMANFVDANWIVIALMAIAFFGKGLAAVGWAVLSDTAPKNMVGLSGGVFNGIGNIAGIITPVVIGYIVATTGSFNIALWFVAAHGLLGVFAYGVLAGRFERVELR, from the coding sequence ATGCTCAGTAAATCCCTTCCTGCGGATTTCGCCGACGCGCAAGCGAAGGTCGGCCGCCACCGTTTTCTCATTCTTTCGATGATCTTCATTGTCACCGTGGTCAACTACGCGGACCGGGCGACCATGTCCATCGCCGGCACGGGCGTGGTCAAGGACCTGGGGCTGGACCCGATGATGCTCGGGATGATTTTCTCGGCGTTCGCCTGGGCCTACGCGCTGGGGCAGATTCCGGGCGGCTGGCTGCTTGATCGCTTTGGCGCACGCCGGGTCTATGGCTGGAGCCTGGTCCTGTGGTCCTGTTTCACGATGGCGCAAGGCACTGTCGGCTGGTTCGGCCTGATGGGCGCTTCGGCTGCGATGAGCTTGTTCGCCATGCGCTTCATGTTGGGACTGGTGGAATCTCCGGCATTTCCCGCCAACAACCGCATTGTGTCGTGCTGGTTCCCCACCAGTGAGCGCGGTACCGCGTCAGCATTGTTCAACTCGGCGCAGTACATGGCGGTGGTCTTGTTCACCCCGCTGATGGCCTGGCTGACCCACGCGCTGGGCTGGGAGCATGTGTTTCTGTGGATGGGCGGGCTGGGTCTGGTGCTGAGCCTGTTCTGGTTCGCCCTGTACCGCGAACCCCACAGTGACAAGCGCCTGAGCAGCAAGGAGCTGGACTACATGCGCGAAGGCGGCGCCCTGGTGGATCTGGAACTCAACCGCAAGGAACAGAAGAACAAAGCGACGTTCAAGGAGATCAAGCAACTGTTCACCAGCCGTACGCTGTGGGCGATTTATCTGGGGCAGTACTGCATCACCGCGCTGACGTATTTCTTCATCACCTGGTTCCCGATTTACCTGATCAAGGGCCGTGGCATGACCATCATGGAAGCCGGCTGGGTCGCGGCACTCCCGGCGATCTGCGGCTTTTCAGGCGGCGTGCTGGGCGGGATGTTCTCGGACATGTTGATTCGTCGCGGCGTACACCCTTCGGTCGCGCGCAAGACGCCGTTCCTGATCGGGATGGTGATGTCCACCGTGTTGGTGATGGCGAACTTCGTCGACGCCAACTGGATCGTCATCGCCCTGATGGCCATCGCCTTCTTTGGCAAAGGCCTGGCGGCGGTTGGCTGGGCAGTGCTCTCGGACACTGCACCTAAAAATATGGTCGGCTTGAGCGGCGGCGTGTTCAACGGCATCGGCAACATTGCCGGGATCATCACGCCCGTGGTGATTGGGTACATCGTGGCGACCACCGGGTCGTTCAATATCGCGCTGTGGTTCGTGGCGGCACACGGGTTGCTGGGAGTATTCGCCTACGGCGTCCTGGCCGGCCGGTTCGAGCGGGTCGAATTGCGCTGA
- a CDS encoding LysR family transcriptional regulator, with amino-acid sequence MELHQLRCFVAVAEELHFGRAATRMHMTQPPLSRQVQLLERGLGIQLLERNNRSVRLTAAGQGFLRDARHLLAFSDQAADGARRLARGEAGNLTLGFTAVSAYQMIPALLARAAEALPGLQFTLKEMVSSAQLEALAAHRIDVGFVRHVSDHDTLDAQLISREPLLVALPQQHPLAHKPAIAVRDLDQQPFVMYAPDEGRYFYDCIAGLFAMTGITPRYVYHLGQTHTVVSMVKAGLGVAIVPASATQLHSENLAFRPLSDAQLHAELYRVSRRDNDNPALPAFKGLIQALA; translated from the coding sequence GTGGAATTGCACCAGTTGCGTTGTTTCGTCGCCGTCGCTGAAGAGCTGCATTTCGGGCGGGCGGCTACCCGGATGCACATGACTCAACCACCGCTAAGTCGGCAGGTTCAGTTGCTTGAGCGCGGGTTGGGCATCCAGTTGCTGGAACGCAATAACCGCTCGGTGAGGCTGACGGCAGCCGGTCAGGGTTTTCTGCGCGACGCGCGGCATCTCCTGGCGTTCTCGGACCAGGCGGCGGATGGCGCTCGGCGTCTGGCGCGGGGTGAAGCAGGCAACCTGACGCTAGGGTTCACGGCCGTCAGCGCGTACCAGATGATTCCCGCCCTGCTGGCTCGTGCCGCCGAAGCACTGCCGGGGTTGCAGTTCACGCTCAAGGAAATGGTGTCCAGCGCGCAACTCGAAGCGTTGGCCGCCCACCGCATCGACGTGGGATTTGTCCGGCACGTCAGTGATCACGACACCCTCGACGCGCAACTGATCAGCCGCGAACCCTTGCTGGTTGCGCTGCCGCAGCAGCACCCGCTCGCGCATAAACCCGCCATCGCCGTGCGCGACCTCGACCAGCAGCCGTTCGTGATGTATGCGCCCGATGAAGGCCGGTATTTCTATGACTGCATCGCAGGGCTGTTCGCCATGACCGGCATCACCCCGCGTTACGTCTATCACCTGGGCCAGACCCATACCGTGGTCAGCATGGTCAAGGCGGGATTGGGCGTGGCGATCGTTCCGGCCTCGGCCACGCAGTTGCACAGCGAAAACCTGGCGTTCCGTCCGCTCAGCGATGCGCAGTTGCATGCCGAGTTGTATCGCGTGTCACGCAGGGATAACGACAACCCGGCGCTGCCCGCCTTCAAGGGGTTGATCCAGGCGCTGGCGTGA
- a CDS encoding aldo/keto reductase, protein MQQRTLGKGGLQVSTIGLGCMGLSFAYGPATEKSAAIKLIHGAFERGVTFFDSAEAYGPYTNEALLGEALAPFRDQIVIATKFGFKNGEPPQGLDSRPETIRAVAEASLKRLKTDRIDLFYQHRIDPNIPIEDVAGTLKDLIAEGKVRHFGMSEAGADAIRRAHAVQPVAALQSEYSLWWREPEKEILPLLEELGIGFVPFSPLGRGFLTGAIDADTTFADDDFRKGLPRFSEENRKANAQLVAVLGKIADGKGATRAQIAIAWLLAQKPWIVPIPGTTKLNRLEENVGAANVVLTATDLQAIDSALKAIEIVGDRYPAHLQKAVNR, encoded by the coding sequence ATGCAACAGCGCACACTCGGTAAAGGCGGTCTGCAGGTGTCCACCATCGGCCTTGGCTGCATGGGCTTGAGCTTCGCTTACGGCCCGGCGACGGAAAAGTCCGCCGCCATCAAACTGATCCACGGCGCCTTCGAACGCGGTGTCACTTTTTTCGACAGCGCGGAAGCCTACGGCCCCTACACCAACGAAGCCCTGCTCGGTGAGGCCCTCGCCCCGTTTCGCGACCAGATCGTGATCGCCACCAAATTCGGCTTCAAGAACGGCGAACCGCCGCAAGGTCTGGACAGCCGTCCGGAAACGATCCGCGCCGTGGCCGAAGCGTCGCTCAAACGGTTGAAGACCGATCGCATCGACCTGTTTTATCAGCACCGTATCGACCCCAACATACCGATTGAGGACGTGGCCGGGACGCTCAAGGATCTGATCGCCGAGGGCAAGGTCCGGCATTTTGGCATGTCCGAGGCGGGAGCCGATGCGATTCGCCGCGCCCACGCGGTGCAGCCCGTGGCGGCACTGCAAAGCGAATACTCGTTGTGGTGGCGTGAGCCGGAAAAGGAAATCCTGCCGTTGCTGGAGGAACTGGGCATCGGCTTCGTCCCGTTCAGCCCGCTGGGCAGAGGGTTTCTCACCGGCGCCATTGACGCTGATACCACGTTTGCTGACGACGACTTCCGCAAAGGGCTGCCACGTTTCAGCGAAGAAAATCGCAAGGCCAATGCCCAGCTGGTGGCCGTATTGGGCAAGATTGCGGACGGCAAAGGCGCCACTCGCGCACAGATCGCCATCGCCTGGCTGCTGGCGCAGAAGCCCTGGATCGTGCCGATTCCCGGCACCACCAAACTGAATCGGCTTGAGGAAAACGTCGGTGCCGCCAACGTCGTCCTGACCGCCACCGATCTGCAGGCGATCGACTCGGCGCTCAAGGCCATCGAGATCGTCGGCGACCGTTACCCGGCTCACTTGCAGAAAGCCGTCAACCGCTGA
- a CDS encoding GNAT family N-acetyltransferase, translating into MYTITRLENTPPESIQSQIMQMVVDYVTDISMVGIVASNPLYQLYQYGVGHEVHQYLQAMNGSRGFPVELIVALDDEDPSMVIGFLLYLPVQDDPEACAVAYMAVQASQRRRGIARAMLRQMVERYTHAELACFVSKVPYFEAMGFQVLAARGPQVVMNTRDRQTDGLLAVLDVAPIYNSVEVRQIHAYLLKQNGKRAMTDAEKQRDRHLDQMTRQARLLVQERLGE; encoded by the coding sequence ATGTACACCATCACCCGCCTTGAAAACACGCCGCCCGAGTCGATCCAGAGTCAGATCATGCAGATGGTGGTCGATTACGTGACCGACATCAGCATGGTCGGCATTGTTGCGAGCAACCCGCTGTATCAGCTGTATCAGTACGGGGTCGGGCACGAAGTTCATCAGTATCTGCAAGCCATGAATGGCTCTCGGGGTTTTCCGGTCGAACTGATCGTCGCCCTGGACGACGAAGACCCTTCGATGGTCATCGGTTTCTTGTTGTACCTGCCGGTCCAGGACGACCCCGAGGCCTGCGCAGTGGCGTATATGGCGGTGCAAGCCAGCCAGCGTCGGCGCGGCATCGCCCGAGCGATGCTGCGCCAGATGGTCGAGCGATACACGCACGCCGAGCTGGCATGCTTTGTCAGCAAGGTGCCGTATTTCGAGGCTATGGGGTTTCAGGTTCTGGCAGCGCGCGGCCCGCAAGTCGTAATGAATACCCGCGACCGTCAGACCGATGGCTTGCTTGCGGTGCTGGACGTCGCGCCGATCTACAACTCGGTGGAAGTGCGCCAGATTCACGCCTATCTGCTTAAACAGAATGGCAAGCGGGCCATGACCGATGCCGAGAAACAGCGAGATCGCCACCTCGATCAGATGACGCGGCAGGCTCGATTACTGGTGCAGGAGCGATTGGGCGAATGA
- a CDS encoding carboxymuconolactone decarboxylase family protein, protein MKLITTTLATLCFSALAGAEEGKPRPDPKPSPDVLEVTPQLYRYTTDLLFGEVWKRPDLIPRDRSLITLAALLASGQTPQMTGHIKLALDNSVKPSEITALITHLAFYSGWPNAMSAVSVAKQVFTERGLDPDEITPPPSEPLKLDEDSEAKRRAAVQGSVGATAPELARYTNDVLFGDLWRRTDLTPRDRSLITVAALIAQNQSVQLTFHLNRAMDNGLTREQAAEVVTHLAFYVGWPKAMSAVPVLKDVFASRSAG, encoded by the coding sequence ATGAAGCTGATCACAACCACCCTCGCCACCCTGTGCTTCTCGGCCTTGGCGGGTGCTGAGGAAGGCAAGCCCCGGCCGGACCCTAAACCGTCGCCGGACGTCCTTGAAGTCACACCGCAGCTCTACCGCTACACCACGGACTTGCTGTTCGGAGAGGTCTGGAAACGTCCGGACCTGATCCCTCGCGACCGAAGCCTGATCACCCTAGCCGCCCTTCTGGCCAGCGGGCAGACCCCGCAGATGACCGGGCACATCAAGCTGGCGCTGGACAATAGCGTGAAGCCGAGCGAAATCACCGCACTGATCACCCATCTGGCGTTTTACAGCGGCTGGCCCAACGCAATGTCGGCAGTGAGCGTGGCGAAGCAGGTCTTCACCGAGCGGGGTCTTGATCCCGATGAGATCACACCGCCGCCGAGCGAACCGCTCAAGCTGGATGAGGACAGCGAAGCCAAACGCCGTGCGGCGGTTCAGGGTTCAGTGGGTGCCACGGCGCCGGAACTGGCGCGCTACACCAACGATGTGTTGTTCGGTGATCTGTGGCGACGCACCGATCTGACGCCAAGGGATCGAAGCCTGATCACCGTGGCGGCGCTGATTGCACAGAACCAGTCGGTTCAGTTGACCTTCCACCTCAACCGAGCGATGGACAACGGTCTGACGCGCGAGCAGGCCGCCGAAGTCGTCACCCATCTGGCGTTCTACGTGGGTTGGCCGAAAGCGATGTCGGCGGTACCGGTGCTCAAGGACGTCTTTGCGTCGCGCAGCGCGGGTTGA
- a CDS encoding LysR family transcriptional regulator, with the protein MARDSYNDLLAFLAVARERSFTRAAAQLGVSQSALSHTIRALETRLGVRLLTRTTRSVAPTEAGERLFNSLAPRFEEIDADPAEILAFRDQPRGTIRITATDYAANSVLWPRLLTFLPQYPDIKVEIMTDYGLTDIVAERYDMGVRLGDQVAKDMIAVQIAPDMRMAIVGAPGYLKDHPAPETPQALTQHNCINLRLPTHGGCYAWELSKDETEVQVRVDGQLTFNGAYQMLEAALAGFGLAYIPEDLARPYVTSGRLQWVLEEWFPTFPGFHLYYPSRRQSSRALTLVVDALRLSKGTV; encoded by the coding sequence ATGGCCCGTGACAGTTACAACGATCTTCTCGCGTTTCTGGCCGTGGCCCGGGAGCGCAGTTTTACCCGCGCGGCGGCTCAGCTAGGCGTGTCCCAGTCCGCGTTGAGCCACACCATTCGTGCGCTGGAGACGCGGCTCGGCGTGCGCTTGCTGACGCGCACCACCCGCAGTGTCGCGCCCACAGAAGCGGGAGAGCGGCTGTTCAACAGCCTGGCGCCGCGCTTCGAAGAAATTGACGCCGATCCCGCGGAAATTCTGGCGTTTCGTGACCAGCCGCGCGGGACGATTCGCATCACAGCGACGGACTATGCCGCGAATTCGGTGCTCTGGCCGCGCCTGCTGACGTTTCTCCCGCAATACCCGGACATCAAGGTCGAGATCATGACTGACTACGGGCTGACCGACATCGTCGCCGAGCGTTACGACATGGGTGTGCGCCTGGGCGATCAGGTGGCCAAAGACATGATTGCCGTGCAGATTGCACCGGACATGCGGATGGCGATCGTCGGTGCTCCCGGCTATCTCAAGGACCACCCGGCGCCTGAAACGCCGCAGGCGCTGACGCAACACAACTGCATCAATCTGCGCTTGCCAACCCATGGCGGGTGTTATGCCTGGGAGCTGAGCAAGGACGAAACCGAGGTTCAGGTGCGCGTCGACGGCCAACTGACATTCAACGGCGCTTATCAGATGCTTGAGGCGGCCTTGGCCGGGTTCGGTCTGGCATACATTCCCGAAGACCTCGCCAGACCCTACGTGACATCCGGCCGGCTGCAGTGGGTGCTGGAGGAGTGGTTTCCGACGTTCCCCGGATTTCACCTGTACTACCCGAGCCGCCGTCAGTCCTCCCGTGCGCTGACCTTGGTTGTGGATGCTTTGCGCTTGTCGAAGGGAACGGTTTAA
- a CDS encoding endonuclease/exonuclease/phosphatase family protein: protein MAGVRDVHRLRVLTVNTHKGFTALNRRFILPELREAVRSTGADLVFLQEVLGSHDRHAERFSDWPVTSHYEFLADSMWSDFAYGRNAVYPDGHHGNALLSKYPILHHRNLDVSITGPERRGLLHCVLQVPGHEEVHAICVHLSLLESHRQLQLDLLCALLDSLPEHAPVVIAGDFNDWQLQGNKRLARCEYLHEAFERSHGRLAKTYPARFPLLRLDRVYLRNATSHNPRILGTRPWTHLSDHLPLAVEVHM from the coding sequence ATGGCTGGCGTACGCGATGTCCATCGACTTCGCGTGCTGACGGTCAACACCCATAAGGGATTCACCGCACTGAACCGACGCTTCATCCTCCCGGAACTGCGTGAAGCCGTGCGCAGCACAGGCGCCGATCTGGTGTTTTTGCAAGAAGTGCTTGGCAGCCATGATCGGCATGCCGAGCGGTTCTCGGATTGGCCCGTGACTTCCCATTATGAGTTTCTGGCCGACAGCATGTGGAGCGATTTTGCTTACGGCCGCAATGCGGTGTATCCCGACGGGCATCACGGTAACGCGCTGCTTTCCAAATATCCGATCCTGCATCACCGCAACCTGGACGTGTCGATCACGGGGCCCGAACGGCGCGGGCTGTTGCACTGCGTGTTGCAGGTCCCGGGGCATGAAGAGGTGCATGCGATTTGCGTCCATCTGAGCCTGCTGGAAAGCCATCGGCAATTGCAGCTTGATCTGCTTTGCGCGCTGCTCGACTCGTTGCCGGAACATGCGCCTGTGGTCATCGCGGGTGACTTCAACGACTGGCAATTGCAGGGCAACAAGCGCCTGGCCCGGTGCGAATATCTGCACGAGGCCTTTGAGCGCAGTCATGGACGACTGGCGAAAACCTATCCGGCACGTTTCCCGTTGCTACGCCTGGACCGGGTGTACCTACGTAACGCCACCAGCCACAATCCGAGGATTCTGGGCACCCGGCCCTGGACTCATTTGTCCGACCATTTGCCATTGGCGGTGGAAGTGCACATGTGA
- a CDS encoding NUDIX hydrolase, producing MKERATVICRRDNEILYVRKPKARWNLPGGKVEAGESPAQAAVRELREETGLILEDLSYVTRFEAATVLHHVFEVSVTFIVTPAPKNEIADCKWFTAKALSEVKVSPSVKSIIKAFLSDAIP from the coding sequence ATGAAAGAACGTGCCACAGTGATTTGCCGACGGGACAACGAGATCCTGTACGTGCGCAAGCCCAAGGCACGCTGGAACCTGCCAGGCGGGAAAGTCGAAGCCGGAGAATCACCCGCTCAAGCGGCCGTACGTGAGCTACGTGAAGAGACGGGCCTGATTCTTGAGGATCTGTCCTATGTCACCCGCTTCGAAGCAGCGACTGTCCTGCATCACGTGTTTGAAGTCTCAGTCACCTTCATCGTTACGCCCGCCCCCAAAAACGAAATCGCCGACTGCAAATGGTTTACCGCCAAGGCGTTGAGCGAAGTGAAGGTAAGCCCCTCCGTTAAGTCAATCATCAAGGCGTTCCTGAGCGATGCCATTCCGTAA
- a CDS encoding ABC-F family ATPase — MISTANITMQFGAKPLFENVSVKFNNGNRYGLIGANGCGKSTFMKILGGDLEPSGGQVMLEPNVRLGKLRQDQFAYEEFTVIDTVIMGHEELWKVKAERDRIYSLPEMSEEDGMAVAELETEFAEMDGYTAESRAGELLLGLGIPLEQHFGPMTEVAPGWKLRVLLAQALFSNPEVLLLDEPTNHLDINTIRWLETILTARNSTMIIISHDRHFLNSVCTHMADLDYGELRLFPGNYDEYMTAATQSREQLLSDNAKKKAQIAELQTFVSRFSANASKAKQATSRAKQIDKIQLAEVKPSSRVSPFIRFEQTKKLHRQAVTIEHMSKGFDGKTLFKNFSFTVEAGERVAIIGPNGIGKTTLLRTLMGELTPDAGSVKWTESAELGYYAQDHAHDFEDDVSLFDWMGQWTQGEQIIRGTLGRMLFSNDEILKSVKVISGGEQGRMLFGKLILQKPNVLVMDEPTNHLDMESIEALNLALENYPGTLIFVSHDREFVSSLATRIIELSPNGVTDFSGTYDDYLRSQGVVF, encoded by the coding sequence TTGATTTCCACAGCAAATATCACGATGCAGTTCGGCGCAAAACCGCTGTTCGAGAACGTTTCGGTCAAATTCAACAACGGCAATCGCTACGGCCTCATCGGCGCCAACGGCTGTGGCAAATCCACGTTCATGAAGATTCTGGGCGGTGATCTGGAGCCGTCTGGCGGTCAGGTCATGCTCGAGCCGAACGTGCGCCTGGGTAAATTGCGTCAGGATCAGTTCGCCTACGAAGAATTCACCGTGATCGATACCGTGATCATGGGCCACGAGGAATTGTGGAAAGTCAAAGCCGAGCGCGACCGCATTTATTCGCTGCCGGAAATGAGCGAAGAAGACGGCATGGCCGTGGCCGAGCTTGAGACCGAGTTCGCTGAAATGGACGGCTACACCGCTGAATCCCGCGCGGGTGAGCTGTTGCTGGGTCTGGGTATTCCCCTGGAACAGCATTTTGGCCCGATGACCGAAGTCGCGCCGGGCTGGAAGCTTCGTGTGTTGCTCGCTCAGGCGTTGTTCTCCAATCCTGAAGTGCTGTTGCTCGACGAACCGACCAACCACCTGGACATCAACACGATTCGCTGGCTGGAAACCATTCTCACGGCGCGTAACAGCACCATGATCATCATTTCCCACGACCGTCACTTCCTCAACAGCGTGTGCACCCACATGGCTGACCTGGATTACGGTGAGCTGCGCCTGTTCCCGGGTAACTACGACGAGTACATGACGGCCGCAACCCAGTCGCGCGAGCAACTGCTGTCGGACAACGCCAAAAAGAAAGCCCAGATCGCCGAACTGCAGACGTTCGTCAGCCGTTTCTCGGCCAACGCCTCGAAAGCCAAGCAGGCCACCTCCCGCGCCAAGCAGATCGACAAGATCCAGTTGGCCGAGGTCAAGCCTTCGAGCCGCGTCAGCCCGTTCATCCGCTTCGAGCAGACCAAAAAGCTGCACCGTCAGGCGGTGACCATCGAGCACATGTCCAAAGGCTTCGACGGCAAGACCCTGTTCAAAAACTTCAGCTTCACGGTTGAAGCGGGCGAACGCGTGGCGATCATCGGCCCGAACGGCATCGGCAAGACCACCCTGCTGCGCACGCTGATGGGCGAACTGACCCCGGATGCAGGTTCGGTGAAGTGGACTGAAAGCGCTGAACTGGGCTACTACGCCCAGGATCATGCCCATGACTTCGAAGACGACGTGAGCCTGTTCGACTGGATGGGCCAGTGGACGCAGGGCGAGCAGATCATTCGCGGCACTCTGGGCCGTATGCTCTTCTCCAACGACGAAATCCTCAAGTCGGTGAAGGTCATCTCCGGTGGTGAGCAAGGCCGCATGCTGTTCGGCAAGCTGATCCTGCAGAAACCGAACGTTCTGGTCATGGACGAACCGACCAACCACCTGGACATGGAATCGATCGAGGCGCTGAACCTGGCGCTGGAAAACTACCCGGGTACGCTGATCTTCGTCAGCCATGACCGCGAGTTCGTTTCGTCGCTGGCCACGCGCATCATTGAGCTGAGCCCGAATGGCGTGACCGACTTCAGCGGCACCTATGACGACTACCTGCGCAGTCAGGGCGTGGTGTTCTAA
- a CDS encoding LysR family transcriptional regulator, producing the protein MIRADLPELTAFIAIAEHQSFSGAARVLGVSPSALSHSMRNLEARLEMRLFNRTTRSVALTEAGEQLLQGVRPLLNDLTNVVNEVTSARNTPSGSIRISASESSIRTLIHNVVPKFLEDYPQIHIELIADSRLVDIVGDGFDAGIRIFDDVPKDMIAVRFGQDIHFGAVASPAYLSRHPAPQLPHDLKKHRCIRFKFASGALFRWEFEYMGQSTSIDVDGPMTMDNINMMIEAALNGIGIAWAPLTQVEDHLKEGRLVHLLPEWSPTYPGVCLYYPANRHPPMALRLFAEAVRAWAQSRQAN; encoded by the coding sequence ATGATTCGAGCCGACTTACCGGAACTGACGGCCTTCATCGCCATTGCCGAGCACCAGAGTTTCAGTGGTGCAGCCCGAGTGCTGGGCGTGTCGCCCTCGGCACTGAGCCATTCGATGCGCAACCTGGAGGCGCGGCTGGAGATGCGTCTTTTCAACCGCACCACACGTTCGGTGGCATTGACCGAGGCGGGCGAGCAATTGCTGCAGGGCGTGCGCCCGTTACTCAACGACCTCACCAATGTAGTCAACGAAGTCACTTCCGCGCGTAATACCCCGTCAGGTTCCATTCGGATCAGCGCTTCGGAATCGTCAATCAGAACCTTGATTCACAACGTCGTCCCGAAGTTTCTGGAGGATTACCCACAGATCCATATCGAGCTGATCGCCGACAGTCGGTTGGTGGACATCGTGGGCGATGGCTTCGATGCCGGCATCCGGATTTTCGACGATGTGCCCAAAGACATGATTGCGGTGCGCTTCGGCCAGGACATTCACTTTGGTGCGGTGGCCTCGCCCGCGTACCTGTCGCGGCATCCGGCGCCTCAGTTGCCCCATGACCTGAAAAAGCACCGTTGCATCCGCTTCAAGTTCGCCAGCGGCGCGCTGTTTCGCTGGGAATTCGAGTACATGGGGCAAAGCACCAGCATCGACGTCGACGGGCCGATGACGATGGACAACATCAACATGATGATTGAAGCCGCGCTGAACGGCATCGGTATCGCGTGGGCGCCGCTGACGCAGGTCGAAGACCATTTGAAGGAAGGGCGCCTGGTCCATCTGCTGCCGGAATGGAGTCCGACCTATCCCGGCGTGTGCCTGTATTACCCGGCCAACCGCCACCCGCCGATGGCCTTGCGGCTGTTTGCCGAAGCGGTAAGGGCGTGGGCGCAGTCACGACAGGCCAACTGA
- a CDS encoding MFS transporter yields MSAALPPNTPASNASSMAITLQIVSIVFYTFVAFLCIGLPIAVMPGYVHNQLGFSAVVAGLVIGSQYLATLLSRPVAGRICDTIGTKRAIVYGLSGIALSGVLTVVAILLESFAQASLIILVIARLILGGSQGLIGVGTISWCIGQVGSEHTARSISWNGIASYGAIAIGAPLGVVMVDALGFVSLGLVLTALAVGALLLIRNKPPVPVVRGERMAFWSVFGRVAPYGLSLTLSSIGYGTLTTFITLYYVNRGWEGAAWCLTVFGICFIVARLFFINAITRFGGFRSAITCMSVETVGLVLLWLSPSTTVALIGAGLTGFGLSLVYPAIGVEAIKQVPNSSRGAGLGAYAVFFDLALAIAGPLMGAIALGMGYGWIFFFAALLSVLALALTVLLSRRPTVDTRV; encoded by the coding sequence ATGTCTGCCGCCCTGCCGCCTAACACGCCTGCTTCAAACGCCAGTTCAATGGCGATCACGCTGCAAATCGTTTCTATCGTGTTTTATACGTTCGTTGCCTTCCTGTGCATCGGTTTGCCCATCGCCGTCATGCCCGGCTATGTGCACAATCAGCTTGGATTCAGTGCGGTGGTGGCGGGTCTGGTGATCGGATCGCAATACCTGGCGACCCTGCTCAGCCGCCCGGTGGCTGGCAGGATCTGCGACACCATCGGCACCAAACGCGCAATTGTTTACGGGCTTTCCGGTATCGCATTGAGCGGTGTGCTGACGGTGGTGGCCATCTTGCTGGAGTCATTTGCGCAGGCCAGCCTGATTATTCTGGTGATCGCCCGGCTGATCCTTGGCGGGTCTCAAGGGCTGATCGGGGTCGGGACCATCAGTTGGTGCATCGGGCAAGTCGGGTCTGAGCATACAGCGCGTTCCATTTCCTGGAACGGCATCGCCTCCTACGGCGCGATTGCCATTGGTGCGCCGTTGGGCGTGGTGATGGTCGATGCACTGGGCTTCGTCAGTTTAGGCCTGGTGCTCACTGCGCTGGCCGTTGGCGCGCTGCTGTTGATTCGAAACAAGCCGCCGGTGCCCGTGGTTCGTGGCGAGCGCATGGCGTTCTGGTCAGTGTTCGGCCGCGTGGCGCCTTATGGTCTGAGCTTGACCCTGTCGTCGATCGGTTACGGCACCCTGACCACCTTCATCACCCTCTATTACGTGAACCGTGGCTGGGAAGGCGCTGCGTGGTGCCTGACGGTGTTCGGCATCTGCTTCATCGTGGCCCGACTGTTTTTCATCAACGCGATCACCCGTTTTGGTGGCTTCCGCTCGGCCATCACCTGCATGTCGGTGGAGACCGTCGGGCTGGTGTTGCTGTGGCTCTCACCGAGCACTACCGTGGCCCTGATCGGGGCGGGTCTGACCGGCTTTGGCCTGTCGCTGGTGTACCCGGCCATCGGTGTCGAGGCGATCAAACAGGTGCCCAACAGCAGTCGCGGTGCCGGGTTGGGTGCGTACGCGGTGTTCTTCGATCTGGCGCTGGCGATTGCCGGGCCGTTGATGGGCGCGATTGCGCTCGGCATGGGGTACGGCTGGATCTTCTTCTTCGCCGCCCTGCTGTCAGTCCTCGCGCTGGCCTTGACGGTGCTGCTGTCTCGCCGTCCCACCGTAGACACACGCGTGTAG